A window of the Planococcus citri chromosome 4, ihPlaCitr1.1, whole genome shotgun sequence genome harbors these coding sequences:
- the pch2 gene encoding pachytene checkpoint protein 2 homolog has protein sequence MKMKCVVHVEVIQHSNSNVEAKDLECLVDQELQDLGSVRPGQSMTSVQFTSDILKKNIISVKISESSELAHNYNLDPENLTNLSLDKVSLQFHTYRLEEEEIQSEQLNISSDGDNETISAANYCLLPHVSFHGIWENLIYDNNIKENLLDYASTSMIFSQYKVNTNVISWNRVILLYGPPGTGKTSLCKGLAQKLSIRLKKNYKIAEFIEINSHSLFSKYYSESGKLVMQMFSKIKEHLEYGESLVCVLIDEIESLTHARNACMNGAEPSDSIRVVNAILTQLDQIRRYPNVLILTTSNLKSAIDVAFVDRADLQIYVGPPSKRAIYEIFVSCLKELIRVNLIKLETEIDFLSVDCLSESEEKSDVNFTVSRELFEVAKSCDGLSGRILRKLPFLAYSSYSKSEKKSINNYIQALQSAVDQYRANNKSIFGVHCQ, from the exons atgAAAATGAAGTGCGTTGTTCATGTTGAAGTTATACAACACTcgaatag TAATGTGGAAGCTAAAGATCTGGAGTGTTTGGTGGACCAAGAACTGCAAGACCTCGGTTCAGTACGTCCTGGCCAATCCATGACTTCCGTCCAATTCACCTCAGATATACTCAAGAAGAACATAATCAGTGTAAAGATTAGTGAAAGTTCCGAATTAGCTCATAATTATAATTTG GATCCAGAAAATCTAACGAATTTATCGCTAGACAAAGTTAGTTTACAATTTCACACGTATCGtttggaagaagaagaaatacaaAGTGAACAATTGAATATATCCAGCGATGGCGATAATGAAACAATCTCAGCTGCGAATTACTGCCTCTTACCTCATGTTTCATTTCATGGCATTTGGGAGAATTTAATATACGACAATAATATCAAAGAAAAC TTGTTAGATTATGCCAGCACGTCGATGATATTCTCTCAATATAAAGTAAACACGAATGTAATCTCGTGGAATCGTGTTATATTACTGTATGGTCCACCAGGAACGGGGAAAACATCTTTGTGTAAAGGATTAGCTCAAAAATTATCCATCcgattgaagaaaaattacaagataGCTGAATTCATCGAAATAAATAGCCATAGTTTATTTTCTAAATATTATTCGGAG AGTGGAAAATTAGTGATGcagatgttttcaaaaatcaaagaacATTTAGAATACGGCGAATCTTTGGTGTGTGTTTTAATCGACGAAATAGAAAGTTTAACTCATGCTAGAAATGCTTGTATGAACGGTGCCGAACCTTCGGATTCGATTCGTGTAGTAAACGCTATTCTAACGCAGCTAGATCAGATACGAAG GTATCCGAATGTGCTCATTTTAACTACATCGAATTTAAAAAGTGCCATCGACGTAGCTTTCGTCGATCGTGCTGATTTACAAATTTACGTTGGACCGCCATCGAAACGCGCCATTTATGAGATATTTGTATCGTGTTTGAAAGAATTAATCAGA GTCAACTTAATCAAGTTGGAAACCGAAATAGATTTTTTATCTGTAGATTGTTTATCTGAATCTGAAGAAAAAAGCGACGTTAATTTTACCGTTAGTCGAGAATTATTCGAAGTAGCTAA ATCGTGCGATGGATTGAGTGGGAGAATATTACGTAAACTTCCATTTTTAGCATATTCTTCGTATTCGAAATCGGAGAAGAAATCTATAAATAATTACATTCAAGCCTTACAATCTGCCGTTGACCAATATCGTGCGAATAACAAGAGTATCTTCGGTGTACACTGCCAGTAA